The sequence TCAATTGAAAATCTTGTTAATTCAGTAATTAAAGAGATATAAAGAGAAGATTAATTTATGTATAAAAATTGGAAGATAGTTCATATAACAAATGGTTTGCCTCAAGCAAATATTATAAAAACTAGACTTGAATCAGAAGGAATAGATGTTCAACTAGTTTATGAAGCTATTTCAGAAATTTTTGGTTTAACTGCTAATGGTTTGGGTGAGGTAAAAATATTAGTAAAAGAAAAAGATTTTAATATCGCTAAAGCTATATTCAATAATAAATTAGATTTTGAAGACACGAGCAATTAACAAACTAAAAATTATGCGTGAAATTTTTTCCTTAAAAACCTAATTTTAACCTTTCTTTATTTTTACATCATATGCTTTAAATTAAGAAATTTTTGATATTTGATCCAGTGCACTATCACAATTTCTCTATTTTCACAGCACATACTTTAAGTTCGGGAATTTTTGAGACTTCATCTAATGCGCTTATTGTAAGTATGTTTGCATTTGACTCAGCGAAGTGAAACGTAGTAAATAAGACTCCAGGTTGTGTCCTCTCTGTTATATTTGCTTTTATTTCAATCTCACCTCTTCTTGATATAACTCTTACTATCTCTCCAACTTTAATATTTAACTTCATTGCATCTTCTGGATTTATCTCCACAACATTTTCCGGATATATTGTGCTCAGTCCTTTTGACCTTCTTGTCATTTCCCCTGTATGCCAGTGATAAATCACTCTTCCAGTTGTTAGTATAAATGGATATTCTTTATCTGGTAATTCCTCTGGTGGAAGATGATCTACAGCAGTAAATCTTCCTAATCCCCTTGAAAATTTTCCAACATGTAAAATTACTGTGCCCGGATGTTCCTTATCTGGACATGGCCACTGAATTCCTTTAGCATCTAATCTCTCATATGACACTCCACTATATATTGGAGTAACTTTTACTATTTCATCCATTATTTCTTTTG is a genomic window of Actinomycetota bacterium containing:
- a CDS encoding DUF2007 domain-containing protein is translated as MYKNWKIVHITNGLPQANIIKTRLESEGIDVQLVYEAISEIFGLTANGLGEVKILVKEKDFNIAKAIFNNKLDFEDTSN